In Bacteroidota bacterium, the genomic window TGTATATTTGCAAAATATTAGTAAATATTAAATTTGTAAAAAAATGATTATACAGGAGTTTAGTTTTGGAAATTTTAGGTCATTTAAGGAAATTCAAACCTTAAATTTAGCCTCTGCAAAGATAAAATCTAAGCATAAATATATTGATGATAATAATATATTTATCAATAAAAAGAATACATCATTTCTAAAATCAAAAGCAATTTATGGTGCAAATTCAAGTGGAAAAAGCAATATTATTAAGGCTTTTGTAACATTTATCCAAATTATTAGACAGTCTGTAAAAGATGATAATATTTTAAAACTTGTAGAGTCTTTCAAATTTTCAACAGAAACAGAACAAGAGCCAAGTTTTTTTCAATTGATTTTTTGGCATAAAGATATCAAGTATAGATATGGAATTGAATTAGATGAAAAAAAGGTCTTTTCTGAATGGTTATTTGCAACACCAAACGAAAGAGAAATTCCATATTTTATTAGGGAACAGCAAGATATTATTGAAATAGATAAAACTAACTTTAAAGAAGGGAGTAAGCTTATTAGCCTTTTTGAAGAAGAAACTGATGATAATGAAATTTTTAGAAGTAATTCTTTATTTCTTTCAAGTATATCATCTTTAGGTTTAGGCAAGTTATCAAAAGAATTAATTAATGGTATTGCTTCTATTATTGTTATCAATGGACTTGGACATCAAGGGTTATATAATTATGCTGGGGACTCTTTAAGCGATAATAAAAAGAAAAAATATATTACTGATTTTTTA contains:
- a CDS encoding ATP-binding protein; its protein translation is MIIQEFSFGNFRSFKEIQTLNLASAKIKSKHKYIDDNNIFINKKNTSFLKSKAIYGANSSGKSNIIKAFVTFIQIIRQSVKDDNILKLVESFKFSTETEQEPSFFQLIFWHKDIKYRYGIELDEKKVFSEWLFATPNEREIPYFIREQQDIIEIDKTNFKEGSKLISLFEEETDDNEIFRSNSLFLSSISSLGLGKLSKELINGIASIIVINGLGHQGLYNYAGDSLSDNKKKKYITDFLKYGDTGIEDVETIEISSDDLPEGVDKETKDDFDKKGKQKVLISSRKKYNKELEFEENELLPFRMIESEGTLKLFELSPFVYEAIKEGRPLIIDEFDARFHPLLTKKIIELFNSKKNLNSQLIFITHDTNLLSSELLRRDQIEFVEKDKYGVSHLYSLTQFKGIRNTASFEKDYIQGKYGAIPFLGDFGKLLNFDKDA